A window of Corvus hawaiiensis isolate bCorHaw1 chromosome 17, bCorHaw1.pri.cur, whole genome shotgun sequence contains these coding sequences:
- the LOC125334982 gene encoding WAP four-disulfide core domain protein 5-like, protein MHIPGSTMSPGVFLLLGLLILRAEPSVTPEKGGDTQKPGRCPRDFMRCLRLESPLCANDSSCPAELKCCPWECRLRCIPPAEEKPGACPAAAPERLIAPCSFPCLEDKDCLGAQKCCPLGCGSACLEPAQGTRN, encoded by the exons ATGCACATCCCCGGCAGCACCATGAGCCCAGgagttttcctcctcctgggcCTCCTCATCCTCAGGGCAGAGCCAAGCGTAACACCAGAGAAGGGCG GGGACACCCAGAAACCAGGGAGGTGTCCACGGGACTTCATGCGCTGCTTGCGCCTGGAGTCCCCACTCTGTGCCAACGACTCCAGCTGCCCCGCTGAGCTCAAGTGCTGCCCCTGGGAGTGCCGGCTGCGCTGCATCCCCCCGGCAGAAG AGAAGCCCGGTGCCTGCCCGGCAGCAGCCCCTGAGCGGCTGATCGccccctgctccttcccctgcctggAGGACAAGGACTGCCTGGGAGCGCAGAAGTGCTGCCCGCTGGGCTGCGGCTCTGCCTGCCTAGAGCCGGCGCAGG GCACCAGGAACTAG
- the LOC125335044 gene encoding WAP four-disulfide core domain protein 2-like, giving the protein MPTARSVLILAGLLALWAELPAASAQNDTTKAGVCPSPAMDAVNCTVGCQSDGDCESTLKCCPAACGKACQKPDEKPGTCPPVNPGIPMLGVCTNQCKTDANCSGIQKCCRNGCGKVSCVTPIH; this is encoded by the exons ATGCCCACGGCCCGCAGCGTCCTCATCTTGGCGGGGCTCCTGGctctctgggcagagctgccgGCAGCATCCGCCCAGAATGACACCA CAAAAGCCGGCGTGTGCCCGAGCCCGGCGATGGATGCGGTGAACTGCACGGTGGGGTGCCAGTCCGATGGCGACTGCGAGAGCACCCTCAAGTGCTGCCCGGCAGCCTGCGGCAAGGCCTGCCAGAAGCCTGACG AGAAGCCTGGCACCTGCCCACCTGTCAACCCGGGCATCCCCATGCTGGGCGTCTGTACCAACCAGTGCAAGACTGATGCCAACTGCTCTGGAATCCAGAAGTGTTGCAGGAATGGCTGCGGCAAGGTCTCCTGTGTGACGCCCATCCACTGA
- the LOC125335042 gene encoding WAP four-disulfide core domain protein 3-like isoform X2, whose translation MRRSSLAWPAPIPAGFKSQPITQKHINRSAMLGHCTLLLVLLALLALAQQHRPGDQGTAFTFPASPHRALQGHWTPTAPLKAGECPAGTSGAPWAPRLYCLSDHGCPGAEKCCQIGKVWTCLLPTTESPGYCPHAGSAIGPSCGTRCHNDTTCHSGKKCCTRGCCTRCVLAEPAKPGFCPRKRAQRRAAACPNHCTDDRDCPGELKCCFSGCGLACTPPDTGSHRATAKPGVCPMVLRGSLGPCLELCDTDSDCTGDNKCCTTGCGHICKPPTKGKPSAPYAAKTPSLHMPAWPGLCPPAAEGDQAAKCLLLCLQDKDCPLGQKCCLQGCSRVCVRPLRGTV comes from the exons ATGAGAAGGAGCAGCTTGGCTTGGCCAGCCCCCATTCCAGCAGGGTTTAAATCCCAGCCCATCACCCAGAAGCACATCAATCGCAGCGCGATGCTGGGCCACTGCACCCTTCTTCTGGTGCTCCTGGCACTGCTCGCCctggcccagcagcacaggcccGGGGACCAGGGCACTGCCTTCACCTTCCCTGCATCCCCACACCgggccctgcagggacactggaCCCCCACCGCCCCTCTCAAAGCAGGAGAGTGCCCAGCGGGGACGAGCGGAGCCCCTTGGGCCCCCAGACTGTACTGCCTCTCCGACCATGGCTGCCCTGGTGCTGAGAAGTGCTGCCAGATTGGGAAGGTCTGGACCTGCCTCCTGCCCACCACAG AGAGCCCGGGCTACTGCCCCCATGCTGGCAGTGCCATCGGGCCAAGCTGTGGGACAAGATGTCACAATGACACCACATGCCACTCGGGGAAGAAGTGCTGCACCCGTGGCTGCTGCACCCGCTGCGTGCTTGCTGAGCCAG CCAAACCCGGGTTCTGCCCACGGAAGCGTGCCCAgaggagagctgctgcctgccccaaCCACTGCACTGATGACCGGGACTGCCCTGGGGAACTCAAGTGCTGTTTCTCTGGCTGTGGGCTGGCCTGCACCCCTCCAGACACAG GGAGCCACCgtgccacagcaaagcctggcGTGTGCCCCATGGTGCTGCGGGGCTCTTTGGGGCCCTGTCTGGAGCTGTGTGACACCGACAGTGACTGCACTGGGGACAACAAGTGCTGCACCACTGGCTGTGGACATATCTGCAAACCACCCACCAAGGGTAAACCATCAGCACCCTATGCAGCCAAgacccc ctctctgcatATGCCAGCGTGGCCAGGtctctgtccccctgcagcagAGGGTGATCAGGCAGCCAAGTGCCTCCTCCTGTGCCTGCAGGACAAGGATTGCCCCCTTGGCCAGaagtgctgcctgcagggctgcagccggGTCTGTGTCCGCCCACTGAGAG GTACAGTGTAG
- the LOC125335042 gene encoding WAP four-disulfide core domain protein 3-like isoform X1, translated as MRRSSLAWPAPIPAGFKSQPITQKHINRSAMLGHCTLLLVLLALLALAQQHRPGDQGTAFTFPASPHRALQGHWTPTAPLKAGECPAGTSGAPWAPRLYCLSDHGCPGAEKCCQIGKVWTCLLPTTESPGYCPHAGSAIGPSCGTRCHNDTTCHSGKKCCTRGCCTRCVLAEPAKPGFCPRKRAQRRAAACPNHCTDDRDCPGELKCCFSGCGLACTPPDTGSHRATAKPGVCPMVLRGSLGPCLELCDTDSDCTGDNKCCTTGCGHICKPPTKAWPGLCPPAAEGDQAAKCLLLCLQDKDCPLGQKCCLQGCSRVCVRPLRGTV; from the exons ATGAGAAGGAGCAGCTTGGCTTGGCCAGCCCCCATTCCAGCAGGGTTTAAATCCCAGCCCATCACCCAGAAGCACATCAATCGCAGCGCGATGCTGGGCCACTGCACCCTTCTTCTGGTGCTCCTGGCACTGCTCGCCctggcccagcagcacaggcccGGGGACCAGGGCACTGCCTTCACCTTCCCTGCATCCCCACACCgggccctgcagggacactggaCCCCCACCGCCCCTCTCAAAGCAGGAGAGTGCCCAGCGGGGACGAGCGGAGCCCCTTGGGCCCCCAGACTGTACTGCCTCTCCGACCATGGCTGCCCTGGTGCTGAGAAGTGCTGCCAGATTGGGAAGGTCTGGACCTGCCTCCTGCCCACCACAG AGAGCCCGGGCTACTGCCCCCATGCTGGCAGTGCCATCGGGCCAAGCTGTGGGACAAGATGTCACAATGACACCACATGCCACTCGGGGAAGAAGTGCTGCACCCGTGGCTGCTGCACCCGCTGCGTGCTTGCTGAGCCAG CCAAACCCGGGTTCTGCCCACGGAAGCGTGCCCAgaggagagctgctgcctgccccaaCCACTGCACTGATGACCGGGACTGCCCTGGGGAACTCAAGTGCTGTTTCTCTGGCTGTGGGCTGGCCTGCACCCCTCCAGACACAG GGAGCCACCgtgccacagcaaagcctggcGTGTGCCCCATGGTGCTGCGGGGCTCTTTGGGGCCCTGTCTGGAGCTGTGTGACACCGACAGTGACTGCACTGGGGACAACAAGTGCTGCACCACTGGCTGTGGACATATCTGCAAACCACCCACCAAGG CGTGGCCAGGtctctgtccccctgcagcagAGGGTGATCAGGCAGCCAAGTGCCTCCTCCTGTGCCTGCAGGACAAGGATTGCCCCCTTGGCCAGaagtgctgcctgcagggctgcagccggGTCTGTGTCCGCCCACTGAGAG GTACAGTGTAG